Proteins from one Arthrobacter sp. DNA4 genomic window:
- a CDS encoding sugar phosphate isomerase/epimerase produces MTNLGTPIQGVTLYSFTRAFHGRQYDLDGLIRKVAAEGFGPGLEVIGFSSLRGFPDHIDDTFVGHFRDLVAEVDLVPTSLAVNVDTGLRRDRLMNHDELVEYMRTQIEVAARLGFPIARVQISLTPDAMESLLPVAEQYGVTLALEVHADQHGAHERILALRDRYEKLNSPLLGFTADWGATVTGFAPSLLEAYRRRGASEELLQQVVEMWNGFYAEGPPNTQKVHGERFGAFIGLAARNGRPDLGIDFGINGTGLFGPAPLDTWLEIMPWVRHVHGKFFGIDENGEEPSVPVRGLVRQLVENGYSGAISSEYEGWHWNNWEDPFDIIRGEQAVQRSAAEDAGSAMITDAAEARRILNSHLAQPVRG; encoded by the coding sequence ATGACCAACCTTGGCACGCCCATCCAGGGCGTCACCCTCTACAGCTTCACCCGGGCCTTCCATGGCCGGCAGTACGACCTCGACGGCCTGATCCGCAAGGTGGCTGCGGAGGGCTTCGGCCCGGGGCTGGAAGTTATCGGCTTCTCGAGCCTCCGCGGCTTTCCGGACCACATCGACGACACTTTCGTGGGCCACTTCCGGGACCTCGTGGCCGAGGTGGACCTGGTGCCCACCTCGCTCGCCGTCAACGTTGACACCGGCCTGCGCCGCGACCGTCTCATGAACCATGACGAACTGGTCGAATACATGCGCACGCAGATCGAGGTGGCCGCCCGCCTGGGCTTCCCGATCGCCCGGGTCCAGATTTCCCTGACGCCGGATGCCATGGAAAGCCTGCTCCCGGTCGCGGAGCAGTACGGCGTCACCCTCGCCCTTGAGGTCCACGCGGACCAGCACGGCGCCCACGAACGCATCCTGGCCCTGCGGGACCGGTACGAGAAGCTGAACTCGCCGCTGCTCGGGTTCACCGCCGACTGGGGTGCCACCGTCACCGGGTTCGCCCCATCGCTCCTGGAGGCCTACCGGCGCCGCGGTGCCTCCGAGGAACTGCTGCAGCAGGTCGTGGAGATGTGGAACGGCTTCTACGCGGAAGGGCCGCCGAACACCCAAAAGGTACACGGCGAACGGTTCGGTGCTTTCATCGGCCTCGCAGCGCGGAACGGCCGCCCGGACCTCGGCATCGATTTCGGCATCAACGGCACCGGGCTCTTCGGTCCGGCGCCACTGGACACCTGGCTGGAAATCATGCCGTGGGTCCGCCACGTCCACGGCAAGTTCTTCGGGATTGACGAGAACGGCGAAGAGCCCTCGGTACCGGTCCGTGGCCTTGTCCGCCAACTGGTGGAAAACGGGTACTCCGGTGCGATCTCCAGCGAATACGAAGGTTGGCACTGGAACAACTGGGAGGACCCGTTCGACATCATCCGCGGCGAGCAGGCCGTCCAGCGGTCCGCCGCCGAAGACGCCGGCTCCGCCATGATTACGGACGCCGCCGAAGCCCGCCGCATCCTCAACAGCCACCTCGCCCAGCCCGTCCGCGGCTGA
- a CDS encoding Gfo/Idh/MocA family protein, with amino-acid sequence MKRLRVAMIGYGFMGAAHSQGWRTAPRVFDLPVEPEMAVVVGRNADAVAAAARKWGWAESATDWRDVIAREDIDVVDIVTPGDSHAEIAIAALEAGKHVLCEKPLANTVAEAEAMAEAAERAAVRGIRAMVGFTYRRVPAVTLLRNLIAEGAVGAVNQVRASYRQDWLVDPKMPLAWRLQKEHAGSGALGDIGAHAIDLAQFVTGLALEKVSGTVGTIVKERPLLDSGSGLSGAAVAGYGTVTVDDIAIFTGRFETGALASFEASRFATGRKNALQIEVSGDKGALAFDLEDLNSLDFYDRTAPADRQGFRKVLVTEAGHPYLSGWWPAGHMLGYEHGFSHQVKDLVEGIADGIDPHPTFADGLQIQRVLEAVERSSHNDSAWTRVAAGVTAAAL; translated from the coding sequence ATGAAACGCCTGCGCGTGGCCATGATCGGCTACGGCTTCATGGGCGCGGCGCATTCCCAGGGCTGGCGTACCGCGCCCCGCGTCTTCGACCTGCCGGTGGAGCCGGAGATGGCCGTGGTGGTGGGCAGGAACGCCGACGCCGTCGCTGCCGCCGCCAGGAAGTGGGGGTGGGCGGAGTCCGCCACCGACTGGCGGGACGTGATCGCACGGGAAGACATCGACGTCGTCGACATTGTCACCCCCGGCGACTCGCACGCCGAAATAGCGATCGCCGCGCTGGAGGCCGGCAAGCACGTCCTGTGCGAGAAGCCGCTGGCAAATACGGTGGCCGAGGCCGAAGCGATGGCAGAGGCTGCGGAGCGTGCCGCGGTCCGCGGGATCCGCGCGATGGTGGGCTTCACCTACCGCCGCGTTCCGGCCGTGACCCTCCTCCGGAACCTCATCGCCGAAGGGGCCGTGGGCGCGGTCAACCAGGTGCGTGCCTCCTACCGCCAGGACTGGCTGGTCGACCCGAAGATGCCACTGGCCTGGCGGCTGCAGAAGGAACATGCCGGGTCAGGGGCCCTGGGCGACATCGGTGCGCATGCGATCGACCTGGCCCAGTTCGTCACCGGGCTGGCACTGGAAAAGGTCTCCGGCACCGTCGGCACCATCGTCAAGGAGCGCCCGCTGCTGGATTCCGGCTCCGGCCTTTCCGGCGCGGCCGTCGCCGGGTACGGCACAGTGACCGTTGACGACATCGCCATCTTCACCGGCCGGTTCGAGACCGGGGCGCTCGCGTCCTTCGAAGCGTCCCGGTTCGCCACCGGGCGGAAGAACGCACTCCAGATCGAGGTCTCCGGGGACAAGGGCGCGCTCGCCTTCGACCTTGAAGACCTCAACAGCCTCGACTTCTACGACCGCACCGCACCCGCTGACCGGCAGGGTTTCCGGAAGGTCCTGGTCACCGAGGCCGGGCACCCGTATCTTTCGGGCTGGTGGCCCGCCGGCCACATGCTCGGGTATGAGCACGGGTTCTCCCACCAGGTGAAGGACCTCGTGGAGGGCATTGCGGACGGCATCGACCCGCATCCGACGTTCGCCGACGGGCTTCAGATCCAGCGGGTGCTCGAGGCCGTGGAGCGCAGTTCCCACAATGATTCCGCCTGGACGCGGGTCGCCGCCGGCGTCACCGCCGCGGCGCTATAG
- a CDS encoding restriction endonuclease subunit R: MGRLLMAAKIPSSWTLCASSFNWTPEIIAARRTAADIVTGIAASTAGTVELEPGLVWRSFPDPEHAEVDALRDALAGEGGRISIVGASLDDFMSPTRRRTLQERLDFLVPQLVAARRVGAGGVRLPLGQAGPQLLALVQPLLHDLDLVLYEEVQGQQAPDSPAVAPALEAIAALGDRRIRVLVDISMLMPALPVSYLEELGKGGVGPDLLKRLAEEWRDPATAGAIHALLRAGGVPPRIHTLFMNLLIRFGRSEAGDLQGILPLAGAFHLKFWDLDDDGGRVSQPLRDLGGLLSRNGFTGTLTSEWGGHEWLGDDPTDMTRRHLALAENALAGG; this comes from the coding sequence ATGGGAAGGCTCCTTATGGCTGCCAAGATACCCAGCAGTTGGACCCTCTGCGCCAGTTCGTTCAATTGGACCCCCGAAATCATCGCTGCCCGGCGCACTGCCGCCGACATTGTCACGGGGATCGCTGCCAGTACGGCTGGCACGGTGGAACTTGAGCCCGGCCTCGTGTGGCGCTCGTTCCCTGATCCCGAGCACGCCGAGGTGGACGCGCTGCGGGATGCCCTGGCTGGGGAGGGCGGGCGTATCAGCATCGTGGGTGCGAGCCTGGACGACTTCATGTCGCCCACCCGGCGCCGCACGCTGCAGGAGCGGCTGGACTTCCTGGTGCCGCAGCTGGTGGCGGCCCGCCGGGTGGGTGCCGGCGGGGTTCGGCTTCCCCTCGGGCAGGCCGGCCCGCAGCTCCTGGCATTGGTGCAGCCGCTTCTTCACGACCTGGATCTGGTGCTGTATGAGGAGGTCCAGGGCCAGCAGGCTCCGGACAGCCCAGCAGTTGCTCCGGCCCTCGAGGCGATCGCGGCGCTCGGAGATAGGCGCATCCGTGTCCTGGTGGACATCAGCATGCTGATGCCGGCACTTCCTGTCAGCTACCTCGAGGAACTGGGGAAGGGCGGCGTCGGTCCGGACCTTCTGAAGCGCCTGGCCGAAGAGTGGCGGGATCCGGCCACCGCCGGGGCAATACACGCACTGCTCCGGGCAGGCGGGGTACCGCCGCGAATCCACACCCTCTTTATGAACCTGCTCATCCGCTTTGGCCGGAGCGAAGCCGGCGACCTTCAGGGGATCCTGCCACTGGCGGGTGCCTTCCACCTGAAATTCTGGGACCTGGACGACGACGGCGGGCGGGTTTCGCAGCCGTTGCGGGATCTCGGGGGCCTCCTCAGCCGGAACGGGTTCACGGGCACACTGACCAGCGAGTGGGGTGGCCACGAATGGCTGGGTGATGACCCCACTGACATGACGCGGCGGCACTTGGCGCTGGCGGAGAATGCGTTGGCGGGCGGGTAG
- a CDS encoding TIM barrel protein produces MYQLAPNIDLLFSEAGDSAADRVRAAAAAGFDAVEMWGPTGKDIPALKEALEETGVQLTAQLAEPRMQFMIPPKNHEPFYEGLDAGVKVAQELGCPRIVVGSGTGFGGRKRQDQLDELIEIFAKGVAHIEGSGITLVLEPVNVRVDHPGALLDRTSEAVYIAKGVNSPSFGVLYDLYHSTVEGEDVAAELANAGGVIKYVQIADAPGRGEPGSGSIDWAARLADLQASGYAGPVGLEYYPTIESAKSVRRIQELVAGR; encoded by the coding sequence ATGTACCAGCTCGCACCCAACATCGACCTCTTGTTCTCGGAAGCCGGCGACAGCGCGGCCGACCGCGTCCGGGCTGCAGCCGCTGCCGGCTTCGACGCCGTCGAGATGTGGGGCCCCACCGGCAAGGACATCCCGGCCCTCAAGGAGGCACTTGAGGAAACCGGTGTCCAGCTCACCGCCCAGCTGGCCGAGCCCCGTATGCAGTTCATGATCCCGCCGAAGAACCATGAACCCTTCTACGAGGGCCTCGACGCCGGCGTCAAAGTGGCACAGGAACTGGGCTGCCCGCGGATCGTCGTGGGCAGCGGCACCGGGTTCGGTGGCCGGAAACGGCAGGACCAGCTGGACGAACTGATTGAAATCTTTGCCAAGGGCGTGGCCCACATCGAAGGCTCCGGCATCACCTTGGTCCTGGAGCCGGTCAACGTGCGGGTAGACCACCCCGGAGCCCTGCTCGACCGGACATCGGAGGCTGTCTACATCGCCAAGGGCGTCAACTCGCCCAGCTTCGGTGTCCTGTACGACCTCTACCACTCCACGGTGGAAGGCGAGGACGTCGCCGCCGAGCTCGCGAATGCCGGCGGCGTGATCAAGTACGTCCAGATTGCCGATGCGCCGGGCCGCGGGGAACCGGGCTCCGGGTCCATCGACTGGGCCGCGCGGCTCGCCGATCTGCAGGCCAGCGGCTATGCCGGTCCCGTTGGGCTCGAGTACTACCCCACCATCGAGTCCGCAAAGTCCGTCCGGCGGATCCAGGAATTGGTGGCAGGGCGGTGA
- a CDS encoding carbohydrate ABC transporter permease: protein MFRYTKLTLLREIGLWALALLFLAPFYFLVTTALKPANELFTTSALVPPVHPDFSNFVAVLSAKGNSNVVMGLANSAIITAGSILGLVALGSVTGYVISRSTRRWSKAAYYLFLVAIILPGQLGAVPLYMGARALGLTGSAWGLIVLYTGMLLPLSIFLYSNFFRGLGTDYEEAATIDGASRSQVFSKVVFPMMAPATGTVTIFAGLIVWNDFFTSLIFLGGSANQTLPVAMYYYIGSLVSQWNSIFAIVIVSMIPILVLFLFAQKRFIQGFSGGLKG, encoded by the coding sequence ATGTTCCGCTACACCAAGCTCACCCTGCTCCGCGAGATCGGCCTCTGGGCCCTCGCCCTGCTGTTCCTCGCACCGTTCTACTTCCTGGTCACTACGGCCCTGAAGCCCGCCAACGAACTGTTCACCACGTCAGCCCTGGTCCCGCCAGTCCATCCGGATTTCAGCAACTTCGTTGCCGTCCTGTCCGCCAAGGGGAACTCCAACGTGGTGATGGGCCTGGCCAACAGTGCCATCATCACCGCCGGCAGCATCCTGGGGCTGGTGGCCCTCGGGTCCGTCACCGGCTATGTGATCTCCCGCAGCACCAGGCGGTGGAGCAAAGCCGCCTACTACCTGTTCCTGGTGGCCATCATCCTTCCGGGCCAGCTCGGGGCGGTGCCGCTGTACATGGGCGCCCGCGCGCTGGGCCTTACCGGCTCGGCCTGGGGCCTGATCGTGCTGTACACGGGCATGCTCCTGCCGCTCTCGATCTTCCTCTACTCCAATTTCTTCCGCGGCCTGGGCACGGACTATGAGGAGGCAGCAACAATCGACGGCGCCAGCAGGTCCCAGGTCTTCTCCAAGGTGGTGTTCCCCATGATGGCCCCGGCCACGGGTACGGTCACCATTTTCGCCGGGCTGATTGTGTGGAACGACTTCTTCACGTCCCTGATCTTCCTGGGCGGCTCCGCCAACCAGACCCTGCCGGTGGCGATGTACTACTACATCGGTTCCCTGGTGTCCCAGTGGAACTCGATCTTCGCCATCGTGATCGTGTCCATGATCCCCATCCTGGTCCTGTTCCTCTTCGCCCAGAAACGCTTCATCCAGGGCTTCTCCGGCGGCCTGAAGGGCTGA
- a CDS encoding sugar phosphate isomerase/epimerase, whose amino-acid sequence MARPITLFTGQWADLPFEEVARLAGEWGYDGLEIACWGDHLDPWRWDDDAYVQGRLDILERNGLKAWTISNHLKGQAVCDDPIDERHRGILPDAVWGDGDPEGVRRRAAEELKNTARLAARLGVKTVTGFTGSSIWKYVAMFPPATEKMVDAGYQDFADRWNPILDVFDEVGVRFAHEVHPSEIAYDYWTTQRTLEAIGHREAFGLNWDPSHMVWQDIDPVGFLWDFKDRIYHVHCKDTKKRLTNGRNGRLSSHLPWADPRRGWDFISTGHGDVPWEDAFRMLNSIGYRGPLSVEWEDAGMDRLDGAPEALEFVRRLSGYEPSAAAFDAAFSTK is encoded by the coding sequence GTGGCACGACCAATCACCCTGTTCACCGGCCAGTGGGCCGACCTGCCGTTCGAGGAGGTGGCCCGGCTGGCCGGAGAATGGGGCTACGACGGACTCGAGATCGCCTGCTGGGGCGACCACCTTGACCCGTGGCGCTGGGATGACGACGCCTATGTGCAGGGCAGGCTGGACATCCTGGAGCGCAACGGACTCAAAGCCTGGACCATCTCCAACCACCTCAAGGGCCAGGCAGTCTGCGACGATCCGATCGACGAACGGCACCGCGGCATCCTTCCGGATGCGGTGTGGGGTGACGGCGACCCTGAGGGCGTCCGCCGCCGTGCGGCCGAGGAACTGAAGAACACCGCCCGGCTTGCGGCCAGGCTTGGGGTGAAGACGGTGACGGGCTTCACGGGCTCGTCCATCTGGAAGTACGTCGCGATGTTCCCGCCTGCAACGGAAAAGATGGTCGACGCCGGCTACCAGGACTTCGCGGACCGCTGGAACCCGATCCTTGACGTCTTCGACGAGGTGGGTGTCCGGTTCGCCCATGAAGTCCACCCCTCTGAGATCGCCTACGACTACTGGACAACCCAGCGCACGCTTGAAGCCATCGGGCACCGGGAAGCCTTCGGGCTGAACTGGGACCCCAGCCACATGGTGTGGCAGGACATCGACCCCGTCGGCTTCCTGTGGGACTTCAAGGACCGCATCTACCACGTGCACTGCAAGGACACGAAGAAGCGCCTCACCAACGGCCGCAACGGGCGCCTCTCGTCCCACCTGCCGTGGGCGGATCCGCGCCGGGGCTGGGACTTCATCTCCACCGGCCACGGTGACGTGCCCTGGGAGGACGCCTTCCGGATGCTCAACTCCATCGGCTACCGCGGACCCCTGTCCGTGGAGTGGGAGGACGCCGGCATGGACCGCCTTGACGGCGCTCCCGAAGCGCTGGAGTTTGTCCGCCGGCTCTCCGGATACGAGCCCTCGGCGGCCGCCTTCGATGCCGCCTTCAGCACCAAGTAG
- a CDS encoding nuclear transport factor 2 family protein, translated as MTANRAAFERFVELFYTQKRVREAFNYLVAEQYIQHNPTIEDGPEPAIAALTPKFDDAPENRFDVQRILVDGDLAMVHVRASGPGRPDAAVVDLYRFEDGRIAEHWDVLQPVPDRAVHDHPMF; from the coding sequence ATGACAGCCAACCGCGCAGCGTTCGAACGCTTCGTGGAACTCTTCTACACCCAAAAACGGGTCCGCGAAGCGTTCAACTACCTCGTCGCCGAGCAATACATCCAGCACAACCCCACCATCGAGGACGGGCCGGAGCCGGCCATCGCGGCCCTCACGCCAAAGTTCGACGACGCACCGGAGAACCGTTTCGACGTCCAGCGGATCCTGGTGGACGGCGACCTCGCCATGGTCCATGTCCGTGCATCGGGGCCGGGCCGGCCCGATGCTGCAGTGGTGGATCTCTACCGCTTCGAGGACGGCCGGATCGCGGAGCACTGGGACGTGCTTCAGCCCGTCCCGGACCGTGCCGTCCATGACCATCCCATGTTTTAG
- a CDS encoding GMC oxidoreductase — protein MSGSRYPAAVDVAIVGSGPTASAYARILSERAPEATLAMFEVGPTVSSPPGSHVKNIEDQERRTLAQRASEGPGAGAETVSSPGAVKSGERRARPGTYLLQDGYAFPGEDGMPVAAMSSNVGGMAAHWTAACPRPGGKERIGFLQDLEQLLQEADRLLGVTTTAFEGAPFSGLVHDRLSAAIDDGRRPEFRVQPMPLAVHRRDDGRLVWSGSDVVMGDATRENPRFDLFDESLVRRVLVDGGRAAGIEVEDRRTGETHRIAARYVVVGGDALRTPQLLWASGIRPDALGRYLNDQPQVVFASRLRNVAPGEAQHRAAGALSEQSGVTWVPYTDDMPFHGQIMQLDASPIPLADDDPVVPGSIVGLGLFCAKDLQREDRVAFDDGTLDSYGMPALRIHYRLTDKDRDVLERAKREILRLGKAVGEPLDDRPFVLPPGASLHYQGTTRMGEYNDGTSVCSPDSEVWDVPGLFVAGNGVIPTATACNPTLTAVALAVRGARRIAVELDGTSEMASALLLSDSDNRMTKQ, from the coding sequence GTGAGCGGCAGCCGCTACCCCGCCGCCGTTGATGTGGCAATCGTCGGCAGCGGTCCCACCGCATCCGCGTATGCCCGCATCCTCAGCGAACGGGCACCGGAGGCCACCCTTGCCATGTTCGAGGTGGGCCCCACTGTGAGCAGCCCGCCCGGCTCCCACGTCAAGAACATTGAGGACCAGGAGCGACGCACGCTCGCCCAGCGGGCATCGGAAGGTCCTGGCGCTGGAGCCGAGACCGTGAGTTCCCCGGGAGCCGTCAAGAGCGGCGAACGCCGTGCCCGCCCGGGCACCTATCTACTGCAGGACGGCTACGCCTTCCCTGGCGAGGACGGTATGCCTGTTGCTGCCATGTCCAGCAACGTGGGCGGAATGGCCGCCCACTGGACGGCCGCGTGCCCCCGGCCCGGAGGCAAGGAGCGCATCGGTTTCCTTCAGGACCTGGAACAGCTGCTCCAGGAGGCCGACCGCCTCCTGGGTGTCACCACCACCGCCTTCGAGGGCGCGCCGTTCTCCGGCCTGGTCCATGACCGCCTTTCCGCAGCCATTGATGACGGACGCAGGCCGGAATTCCGCGTCCAGCCCATGCCGCTCGCCGTGCACCGGCGGGACGACGGTCGGCTCGTATGGTCGGGATCCGACGTCGTCATGGGGGATGCCACACGGGAGAACCCGCGGTTCGACCTGTTTGACGAGTCCCTGGTCCGGCGCGTGCTGGTGGACGGCGGCCGGGCCGCAGGCATCGAGGTGGAGGACCGCCGCACCGGCGAAACACACCGCATCGCCGCGCGGTACGTGGTGGTCGGCGGCGATGCCCTCCGCACCCCGCAGCTCCTGTGGGCCTCCGGGATCCGTCCCGATGCCCTGGGCCGGTACCTCAACGACCAGCCGCAGGTGGTCTTTGCCAGCAGGCTCCGCAACGTCGCCCCGGGCGAGGCGCAGCACCGCGCGGCCGGCGCCCTCAGTGAGCAGAGCGGCGTCACCTGGGTGCCCTACACGGACGACATGCCCTTCCACGGACAGATCATGCAGCTGGACGCCTCGCCCATCCCGTTGGCTGACGACGACCCCGTGGTTCCCGGCTCGATCGTGGGACTGGGCCTGTTCTGCGCCAAGGACCTCCAGCGGGAGGACAGGGTGGCGTTCGACGACGGCACCCTGGACAGCTACGGCATGCCCGCCCTGCGCATCCACTACCGCCTTACGGACAAGGACCGGGACGTGCTGGAGCGGGCCAAGCGGGAGATCCTCCGGCTGGGAAAGGCAGTGGGGGAGCCGCTTGACGATCGGCCCTTCGTCCTCCCGCCGGGCGCCTCGCTGCACTACCAGGGCACGACCCGCATGGGGGAGTATAACGACGGCACGAGCGTGTGTTCCCCGGACAGCGAGGTCTGGGATGTCCCCGGCCTTTTTGTGGCCGGCAATGGCGTCATTCCCACCGCCACAGCATGCAACCCCACCCTTACGGCCGTGGCGCTCGCTGTACGGGGGGCCCGGCGAATCGCTGTGGAACTGGACGGGACATCGGAAATGGCCAGCGCTTTACTTCTGTCAGATTCTGACAATAGAATGACTAAACAATGA
- a CDS encoding DUF6379 domain-containing protein — protein MATHNSLFQDTDVRRHPDGIAVSVQLPWYRSLWLSAVDDVAATVNGTAIPKESLRFELQGTSYSIAELPEQWETLWFVADKPEIIIPLDRVPGAGEEIDVEVILTLRLLYMQIAPMHYVGNRVAVDRKVVLA, from the coding sequence ATGGCAACACACAATTCCCTGTTCCAGGACACCGACGTCCGCAGGCACCCCGATGGCATCGCCGTGTCGGTGCAGCTGCCCTGGTACCGCAGCCTCTGGCTGTCCGCTGTTGATGACGTCGCGGCGACCGTCAACGGGACAGCCATTCCCAAGGAATCCCTCCGGTTCGAGCTGCAGGGGACCTCCTACTCCATCGCGGAGCTTCCGGAGCAATGGGAGACGCTGTGGTTCGTCGCGGACAAGCCGGAGATCATCATTCCGCTGGACCGCGTCCCCGGGGCCGGCGAGGAGATCGACGTCGAGGTTATCCTGACGCTCCGCCTGCTCTACATGCAGATCGCCCCCATGCATTACGTGGGGAACCGGGTGGCCGTGGACCGGAAGGTAGTGCTGGCATGA
- a CDS encoding sugar phosphate isomerase/epimerase: MPEGIAGSGIELGITLYSLTSEFAAGLYTPETLIKAVADEGLGPGVEFNIAQMLRTYPDVDNDFVKLWRDSMDRYGLTPSAVGTNLDMGRRKDRDMTPDEEYDFFARQLKTANTLGFHKIVIRSAGKELLRRLLPLAEQYDQKLGYEIHAPQGPNDPKILQIREMYEELGSDRLGFTADFSSTMHSLSPTLFRTLTQMGLPEEHFAVMQDIWRKPLPMQERNQEFEDYLRENNFDPARLGPFTRLAFNMHGLVPPEEWLDIMPQMFHVHAKFYDIDAEGNEPAMDIPRIVRQFVKGGYQGFLSSEWEGHAFADLGESDPIDLVKKQHALMRQAIEDSAGADEIDSHPTLVQTSK; encoded by the coding sequence ATGCCAGAAGGAATCGCCGGCTCGGGCATCGAGCTGGGCATCACCCTCTACTCACTCACCTCTGAATTCGCAGCCGGGCTCTACACGCCCGAGACCTTGATCAAGGCTGTGGCCGACGAAGGCCTCGGCCCCGGCGTGGAGTTCAACATCGCCCAGATGCTGCGCACCTACCCGGACGTGGACAACGACTTCGTGAAACTGTGGCGCGACAGCATGGACCGCTACGGCCTCACCCCCAGCGCCGTGGGCACCAACCTGGATATGGGCCGCCGCAAGGACCGGGACATGACCCCGGACGAGGAATACGACTTCTTTGCGCGCCAGCTCAAGACTGCGAACACGTTGGGCTTCCACAAAATCGTCATCCGTTCCGCCGGCAAGGAACTCCTCCGCCGGCTCCTTCCGCTGGCCGAGCAGTACGACCAGAAGCTCGGATACGAGATCCATGCGCCACAGGGCCCCAACGATCCGAAGATCCTGCAGATCCGCGAGATGTACGAGGAACTGGGCAGCGACCGCCTGGGCTTCACGGCGGACTTCAGCTCCACCATGCACAGCCTCTCGCCCACCCTGTTCCGCACGCTGACACAGATGGGCCTGCCGGAGGAACACTTCGCCGTCATGCAGGACATCTGGCGGAAGCCCCTGCCCATGCAGGAACGCAACCAGGAGTTCGAGGACTACCTGCGGGAGAACAACTTTGACCCCGCCCGGCTGGGCCCGTTCACCAGGTTGGCGTTCAACATGCACGGACTGGTTCCGCCGGAGGAATGGCTGGACATCATGCCGCAGATGTTCCACGTGCACGCCAAGTTCTACGACATCGACGCCGAGGGCAATGAACCCGCCATGGACATCCCGCGGATTGTGCGCCAGTTCGTCAAGGGCGGCTACCAGGGCTTCCTGTCCAGCGAATGGGAGGGACACGCTTTCGCCGACCTCGGCGAATCCGATCCGATCGACCTGGTCAAGAAGCAGCACGCCCTGATGCGCCAGGCCATCGAAGATTCCGCCGGCGCTGACGAAATTGACTCCCACCCGACCCTGGTCCAGACCTCCAAGTAA
- a CDS encoding DUF6379 domain-containing protein gives MIADRMIEQGTLTSTDGRTAVEVRIPWYRALPGSCIAGAALSVDGVAAPADSLRWTMNNRTFSFDELVDETGEWWFPLDSAVLSGELPVDDPQAEHEVRVDLKLYIPYIITDRGVLHIEEHDTKTMKVAQR, from the coding sequence ATGATCGCCGACCGCATGATCGAGCAAGGAACACTCACCAGCACCGATGGCCGCACCGCCGTCGAGGTCCGCATCCCCTGGTACCGCGCGTTGCCCGGCTCGTGCATCGCCGGTGCCGCGCTCTCGGTGGACGGGGTTGCTGCACCCGCCGATTCATTGAGGTGGACCATGAACAACCGCACCTTCAGCTTCGATGAGCTGGTGGACGAGACCGGCGAGTGGTGGTTCCCGCTGGACTCGGCTGTCCTTTCCGGTGAGCTTCCCGTCGATGACCCCCAGGCCGAGCATGAAGTGCGGGTAGACCTGAAGCTCTACATCCCGTACATCATCACCGACCGCGGCGTGCTGCATATCGAAGAGCACGACACCAAGACCATGAAGGTGGCACAGCGATGA